In a genomic window of Streptomyces pristinaespiralis:
- a CDS encoding PfaD family polyunsaturated fatty acid/polyketide biosynthesis protein: protein MTTDLYRPRWSGPGQPAVGDTGIHQALTRLDEPVYILRGPYGLGAASGGTVTAGGDHEIVAAAPPLGPERLGSAAFLADHGVRQAYMSGAMANGIASADMVIAMARAGFLGSYGAAGLLPEAVEKALVRFRDEIPGLAYACNLIHSPSEERLERTSVDLFLKYGVRRVEASAFLKLTPHLVRYRVAGLTAGGPHGVVAANKIIAKVSRPEIADLFLRPAPEAMVRALVEEGLVTEEQAGLAALIPLADDITVEADSGGHTDRRPLPALLPVIMRQRDAVAQETGCPARIRIGAAGGIGTPEAAAAAFAMGADYIVTGSVNQSCLEAGTSARVKEMLSQAGIADCDMAPAADMFEMGVELQVLRRGTFFPMRAKQLYELYRTYDGIDAIPADVRTRVEEQIFRRPLDDVWEETAEYFRRRDPGQLARAEGNPKRRAALIFRWYLGMASRWAKTGEADRAVDFQIWCGPAMGSFNAWVRGTYLAAPEHRRVADVARQIMAGAAFHQRLAVLRAAGVAFPAGFATRPSPEDATSCDPAVGVGR from the coding sequence ATGACCACCGACTTGTACCGGCCGCGGTGGAGCGGCCCCGGGCAGCCCGCGGTCGGCGACACCGGGATCCACCAGGCCCTGACGCGGCTCGACGAGCCCGTCTACATCCTGCGCGGGCCGTACGGCCTGGGGGCCGCGAGCGGCGGCACGGTGACCGCCGGCGGCGACCACGAGATCGTCGCCGCCGCCCCGCCGCTCGGACCCGAACGGCTCGGCAGCGCCGCCTTCCTCGCCGACCACGGCGTGCGTCAGGCCTACATGAGCGGCGCCATGGCCAACGGCATCGCGTCCGCCGACATGGTCATCGCCATGGCGCGGGCCGGTTTCCTCGGCTCCTACGGGGCGGCCGGCCTGCTGCCGGAGGCGGTCGAGAAGGCACTGGTGCGTTTCCGCGACGAGATCCCCGGGCTCGCCTACGCCTGCAACCTGATCCACAGCCCCAGCGAGGAACGGCTCGAGCGCACTTCGGTCGACCTCTTCCTCAAGTACGGGGTCCGCCGGGTCGAGGCGTCCGCCTTCCTCAAACTCACCCCCCACCTGGTCCGCTACCGGGTGGCCGGACTCACCGCGGGCGGGCCGCACGGTGTCGTCGCCGCCAACAAGATCATCGCCAAGGTGTCCCGGCCGGAGATCGCGGACCTCTTTTTGAGGCCCGCGCCGGAGGCGATGGTGCGGGCGCTCGTCGAGGAGGGCCTCGTCACCGAGGAGCAGGCCGGGCTCGCGGCGCTGATCCCGCTCGCCGACGACATCACCGTCGAGGCCGACTCCGGCGGCCACACCGACCGCCGGCCGCTGCCCGCCCTGCTGCCCGTGATCATGCGGCAGCGCGACGCCGTCGCGCAGGAGACCGGCTGCCCCGCGCGCATCCGGATCGGGGCGGCCGGCGGAATCGGCACCCCCGAGGCGGCGGCCGCCGCCTTCGCTATGGGAGCCGACTACATCGTCACCGGCTCGGTCAACCAGTCCTGTCTGGAGGCCGGGACGTCCGCCCGCGTCAAGGAGATGCTCAGCCAGGCGGGCATCGCCGACTGCGACATGGCGCCCGCCGCCGACATGTTCGAGATGGGCGTCGAGCTCCAGGTGCTCCGGCGCGGCACGTTCTTCCCGATGCGGGCCAAGCAGCTGTACGAGCTGTACCGAACGTACGACGGCATCGATGCGATACCCGCGGATGTGCGCACCCGGGTCGAGGAGCAGATCTTCCGGCGGCCGCTGGACGACGTGTGGGAGGAGACCGCCGAGTACTTCCGCCGCCGTGACCCCGGTCAGCTCGCCCGCGCCGAAGGGAACCCCAAGCGACGCGCGGCACTGATCTTCCGCTGGTACCTCGGCATGGCCTCGCGCTGGGCGAAGACGGGGGAGGCCGACCGCGCGGTCGACTTCCAGATCTGGTGCGGGCCGGCGATGGGCAGCTTCAACGCCTGGGTGCGCGGCACCTATCTGGCGGCGCCGGAGCACCGCCGGGTGGCCGACGTGGCGCGGCAGATCATGGCGGGGGCGGCGTTCCACCAGCGGCTGGCCGTCCTGCGGGCCGCGGGCGTCGCCTTCCCCGCGGGCTTCGCGACCCGCCCGTCGCCGGAGGACGCCACCTCGTGCGATCCCGCGGTGGGGGTGGGGCGGTGA
- a CDS encoding acyl-CoA dehydrogenase family protein, translating into MTAARSATAPPPAPVPAAAPFARAEALDAALGDPWQPDNPYGFAAGAARDAAETYPAAAEARLRAEGFHLCHLPESLGGTLRSFEDTHVLVRVCARRDVNVMPATMFSISAVMTVLAAGTAEQHRRVAGWLRDGRTVAFGLSEEQAGSDVLANSCRLDEDGGLTGVKWLVGRGASADAAVVVARTAQRGPAAFTALLLGPEELADDRVRRLPARRTTGMRGIDFADLEFDGLAVPPGAVVGETGSGLAGALRAQQIVRLMSTAGCLATADTALRTALRFTREHRTGGERVADTPYGSRELALAAAELIATDVTVLAAARLVHVAPESFGLCSSVVKHVATRLTAACATRSRALTGARGVLREGRGAVLDKAVRDNAMVAVIDTSVLGNLRAIAMHLPAYSAVCGGEPGGAAQEDGAAADRERRLTTVFAFGDADALPGVEPAALDLGVRPKDDILLGFAGHADAIAAELGHRGEARAAALVREVHRTLGGAVREAASAQRDRARSLKASPELLDLADRACLLYAAATAALTWWFHRDGAGLYGDRAPGGAGWLTAVLGLLTTLVDGREPRSAGPDAAPAGRLITELDAAHRLFTALPVRLSDGTAHRAGPDDVEDDER; encoded by the coding sequence GTGACAGCGGCACGCTCGGCGACCGCGCCGCCCCCGGCGCCCGTACCGGCCGCCGCGCCGTTCGCCCGCGCCGAGGCGCTGGACGCCGCTCTGGGGGACCCCTGGCAACCGGACAACCCGTACGGCTTCGCGGCCGGCGCGGCCCGGGACGCCGCGGAGACGTACCCGGCGGCGGCGGAGGCGCGGCTGCGCGCCGAGGGCTTCCACCTCTGCCACCTCCCCGAGTCCCTGGGCGGCACGCTGCGCTCCTTCGAGGACACCCATGTCCTGGTGCGCGTCTGCGCCCGCCGCGACGTGAACGTCATGCCCGCCACGATGTTCAGCATCTCGGCCGTGATGACCGTCCTCGCCGCCGGCACGGCGGAACAGCACCGTAGGGTCGCCGGATGGCTGCGGGACGGCCGCACCGTCGCCTTCGGACTGTCCGAGGAACAGGCGGGCAGCGACGTCCTCGCCAACAGCTGCCGGCTGGACGAGGACGGCGGGCTCACCGGCGTCAAATGGCTGGTCGGCCGGGGCGCCTCGGCGGACGCGGCGGTCGTCGTGGCCCGGACCGCACAGCGCGGTCCGGCCGCGTTCACCGCGCTGCTGCTGGGACCGGAGGAGCTGGCGGACGACCGTGTACGGCGGCTGCCGGCGCGGCGGACCACCGGGATGCGCGGGATCGACTTCGCCGACCTGGAGTTCGACGGCCTGGCCGTCCCGCCCGGCGCCGTCGTCGGGGAGACCGGCAGCGGGCTGGCGGGAGCGCTGCGGGCCCAGCAGATCGTCCGGCTGATGAGCACCGCGGGCTGCCTGGCCACCGCCGACACGGCGCTGCGTACGGCGCTGCGCTTCACCCGTGAGCACCGGACGGGGGGCGAGCGCGTCGCGGACACGCCCTACGGCTCGCGTGAACTGGCCCTGGCCGCAGCCGAGCTGATCGCCACGGACGTGACGGTTCTCGCCGCCGCGCGGCTCGTCCATGTCGCGCCGGAGTCGTTCGGGCTCTGCTCCTCGGTCGTCAAGCACGTGGCCACCCGGCTCACCGCCGCCTGCGCCACCCGCTCCCGTGCCCTGACCGGGGCCCGCGGCGTGCTGCGTGAGGGGCGCGGCGCGGTGCTGGACAAGGCGGTCCGTGACAACGCCATGGTCGCCGTCATCGACACCAGCGTGCTCGGCAACCTGCGGGCGATCGCCATGCACCTGCCCGCCTACTCGGCCGTCTGCGGCGGGGAACCGGGCGGGGCCGCCCAGGAGGACGGGGCGGCGGCGGACCGCGAGCGCCGGCTGACCACCGTGTTCGCCTTCGGTGACGCGGACGCCCTGCCCGGCGTCGAGCCGGCCGCGCTCGACCTGGGCGTTCGTCCGAAGGACGACATCCTGCTGGGTTTCGCCGGGCACGCGGACGCGATCGCCGCCGAACTCGGCCACAGGGGCGAGGCCCGCGCCGCCGCCCTGGTGAGGGAGGTCCACCGGACGCTGGGCGGCGCCGTACGGGAGGCGGCGTCCGCCCAGCGCGACCGGGCCCGCTCGCTGAAGGCGTCCCCGGAGCTGCTGGACCTCGCCGACCGGGCGTGCCTGCTGTACGCGGCGGCGACCGCCGCCCTGACGTGGTGGTTCCACCGCGACGGCGCCGGACTGTACGGCGACAGGGCGCCCGGCGGCGCCGGGTGGCTCACCGCCGTCCTCGGTCTGCTGACCACGCTCGTGGACGGCCGCGAGCCGCGCTCGGCGGGCCCCGACGCGGCCCCGGCCGGGCGTCTGATCACCGAACTCGACGCCGCACACCGGCTGTTCACGGCCCTGCCGGTACGGCTCAGTGACGGCACCGCACACCGGGCCGGCCCGGACGACGTGGAGGACGACGAGCGATGA
- a CDS encoding RNA polymerase sigma factor, producing the protein MTRKGNAELLAGCARGEQESWDEMVERYGRLVSSVVRSHRMNDVDAEDVRQLTWFRLVQNVDRIRDPDRVGDWLATVARRESLKVVTRGKRLVMVGDSETLDGLSGHGESPEQITLRAQSGEEVLRAIGTLSEQCRGVLLLALDDPPASYEEISAALSMSVGSVGPIRTRCLRRLRRVLAAVEAGERVPAAAGCVSCPAAPEPADVSGPRRPAALVRRGREEGVFEAGQAGQE; encoded by the coding sequence ATGACCCGTAAAGGGAATGCGGAACTTCTGGCCGGATGCGCACGCGGCGAACAGGAGTCCTGGGACGAGATGGTGGAGCGGTACGGCAGGCTCGTGTCCTCCGTCGTGCGCAGCCACCGGATGAACGACGTGGACGCCGAGGACGTGCGACAGCTCACCTGGTTCCGGCTCGTGCAGAACGTGGACCGGATTCGCGATCCGGACCGTGTCGGCGACTGGCTCGCCACCGTCGCCCGGCGTGAATCCCTCAAAGTCGTCACGCGGGGAAAGCGCCTTGTCATGGTCGGCGACAGCGAAACTCTCGACGGCCTTTCCGGGCACGGCGAAAGCCCGGAGCAGATCACCTTACGGGCCCAGAGCGGGGAAGAGGTGCTGCGGGCCATCGGCACCCTCTCCGAGCAGTGCCGCGGTGTGCTGCTCCTCGCCCTGGACGACCCGCCCGCCTCCTACGAGGAGATCTCCGCCGCCCTGTCCATGTCCGTCGGTTCCGTCGGCCCCATACGGACGCGCTGCCTGCGAAGGCTCCGCCGGGTGCTCGCCGCCGTCGAGGCGGGCGAACGCGTGCCCGCGGCGGCCGGCTGCGTCAGCTGCCCGGCCGCGCCGGAGCCCGCGGACGTGTCCGGTCCGCGCCGTCCGGCGGCTCTGGTGAGAAGAGGCCGCGAAGAAGGGGTCTTCGAGGCCGGGCAGGCCGGACAGGAGTGA
- a CDS encoding acyl carrier protein: MSHYDVKELVRSIVIDTLGIDAAVYRTDLVLSADLGLESLDLLDIFFRIECSAPVVLSVERCGRYLQGDVADAEFCDAGGIISRRGLAQLRTVMPQLDPAEWEGRLTLDRMLDRMTVQNLISMVEDLLAEGRAAHA, from the coding sequence ATGTCTCACTACGATGTGAAGGAACTGGTCCGTTCCATCGTCATCGACACGCTCGGAATCGACGCCGCCGTATACCGCACCGATCTCGTTCTCAGCGCCGATCTCGGACTGGAATCGCTCGACCTGCTGGACATCTTCTTCCGCATCGAATGCAGTGCGCCGGTCGTTCTCTCGGTGGAACGCTGCGGACGTTATCTCCAGGGCGATGTGGCCGACGCGGAATTCTGCGACGCCGGAGGAATCATCAGCCGCCGCGGGCTGGCACAACTGCGCACCGTCATGCCGCAGCTCGACCCCGCGGAATGGGAAGGCCGGCTCACCCTCGACCGGATGCTCGACCGGATGACCGTCCAGAACCTGATCTCCATGGTCGAGGACCTGCTCGCCGAGGGGCGGGCCGCCCATGCCTGA
- a CDS encoding 4'-phosphopantetheinyl transferase family protein gives MDIGARLADPHADPPGAPLDDPLADSAEVWLLAEEDVERFAEATGGAALLTDDERARHDRLLFPAARRRFLGARLLSRQVLSRYADVPPGSWRFRTGKYGRPEVEGAAWGLDFNITHTNGLIAAIVVRGRTAGVDAEVTPARTEAMQFAPKVFTPLETEVLRRNREDQRGHAFADSWVAKEAYTKATGMGMCRGFDAFSVHRLRDGGLAVVDDEIPEQERELWQVQVLQVWDRFALGVAIRAGDEDTGPLPVRLRSAMAELLPREAGP, from the coding sequence ATGGACATCGGGGCACGGCTCGCCGACCCGCACGCCGACCCGCCGGGGGCCCCGCTCGACGACCCGCTCGCCGACAGTGCCGAGGTCTGGCTGCTCGCCGAGGAGGACGTCGAGCGGTTCGCCGAGGCCACCGGTGGCGCCGCGCTGCTCACCGACGACGAACGGGCCCGGCACGACCGGCTGCTGTTCCCCGCCGCCCGGCGCCGCTTCCTCGGCGCCAGGCTGCTCTCCCGCCAGGTCCTGTCGCGCTACGCGGACGTCCCGCCCGGCTCATGGCGGTTCCGCACCGGCAAGTACGGCCGCCCGGAGGTCGAGGGCGCGGCCTGGGGGCTGGACTTCAACATCACCCACACCAACGGGCTGATCGCGGCCATCGTGGTCCGCGGCCGGACCGCCGGCGTGGACGCAGAGGTCACCCCCGCCCGCACGGAGGCGATGCAGTTCGCGCCGAAGGTCTTCACCCCGCTGGAGACCGAGGTGCTCCGGCGCAACCGGGAGGACCAGCGGGGCCACGCCTTCGCCGACTCCTGGGTGGCGAAGGAGGCGTACACCAAGGCCACCGGCATGGGCATGTGCCGCGGGTTCGACGCCTTCTCGGTGCACCGGCTGCGCGACGGGGGCCTGGCCGTCGTGGACGACGAGATCCCCGAACAGGAGCGTGAACTGTGGCAGGTGCAGGTGTTGCAGGTGTGGGACCGGTTCGCCCTCGGCGTGGCCATCCGGGCCGGGGACGAGGACACGGGGCCGCTGCCGGTCCGGCTCCGCTCGGCCATGGCGGAGCTCCTGCCCCGCGAGGCGGGCCCGTGA
- a CDS encoding acyl-CoA dehydrogenase family protein gives MTDLPALMADLERHLGDPDDPDGPMPFSRILRLDEQERYPHEFVDHLAAWGLYDWIVPAENGGKAVDVQDGFNLYRLVARRDPTSATAMVLTSLSYMPVWIAGTPEQRQHFADVIRGGGKLAWGLSERRHGSDILANDTTARRTEGGWLLDGEKWTIGNATVADVVMVFARTSERGGPGGYSVFAVEKAAVPDGGLEHLPDEPLHGLRGLDMSGVRLRNCFVPDSALLGRAGQGLETALKSSQLARVAIASIAMSCVDTALRTTLDFAVRRTIFGGPVFEVPYSQRQLVESFADLLVTDALTTGAVRSLQLSPDQASIWSSVVKYFVPTFLEETLGRLSTVLGARYYLRSHPRHGIFQKVLRDFAISNFADGNTVVNLKNIALQLEKLLANATAQDPGAVAGAVARTRPLFDPAHPMEPYRPAEQQLFSRGVDDPVLALRAAVDELRRSAGRATGGDAARLAAAADAAGAIAGELDRIAEEHRKLLSDQGKDAASSAELYDLAKQYTTVSAAAAVVHLHLNGGRCVDAALRSPAVLLVCLERLLKRFHPNRRITGPQEIAEVAAALASAHSDGRLFSFRAFPVNR, from the coding sequence ATGACCGATCTGCCGGCCCTGATGGCCGACCTCGAACGGCACCTGGGCGACCCGGACGACCCGGACGGGCCCATGCCGTTCTCCCGGATCCTCCGCCTGGACGAACAGGAGCGGTACCCGCACGAGTTCGTCGACCACCTCGCCGCCTGGGGGCTGTACGACTGGATCGTCCCCGCGGAGAACGGCGGCAAGGCCGTCGACGTCCAGGACGGCTTCAACCTGTACCGGCTGGTCGCTCGGCGGGACCCCACGTCCGCGACGGCCATGGTCCTCACCAGCCTCAGCTACATGCCGGTGTGGATCGCCGGCACCCCCGAGCAGCGCCAGCACTTCGCCGATGTGATCAGAGGCGGCGGGAAGCTGGCGTGGGGTCTGTCGGAACGCCGGCACGGCAGCGACATCCTCGCCAACGACACCACCGCCCGCAGGACCGAGGGCGGCTGGCTGCTCGACGGCGAGAAGTGGACGATCGGCAACGCCACCGTCGCCGACGTCGTCATGGTGTTCGCCCGTACCTCGGAGCGGGGCGGCCCGGGCGGATACTCCGTCTTCGCCGTGGAGAAGGCCGCCGTACCGGACGGCGGGCTCGAGCACCTGCCGGACGAGCCGCTGCACGGTCTGCGCGGTCTGGACATGAGCGGGGTGCGGCTGCGGAACTGCTTCGTGCCGGACTCGGCGCTGCTCGGTCGGGCGGGGCAGGGTCTCGAGACGGCTCTCAAGAGCAGTCAGCTGGCCCGGGTGGCCATCGCCAGCATCGCGATGAGCTGTGTGGACACGGCGCTGCGCACCACACTCGACTTCGCCGTCCGGCGCACCATCTTCGGCGGACCGGTCTTCGAGGTCCCCTACTCGCAGCGCCAGCTCGTGGAGAGCTTCGCGGATCTGCTGGTCACCGACGCGCTGACCACCGGGGCGGTGCGCAGCCTCCAGCTGAGCCCGGACCAGGCGAGCATCTGGTCGTCGGTGGTGAAGTACTTCGTCCCCACCTTCCTGGAGGAGACGCTCGGGCGGCTCAGCACCGTGCTGGGCGCCCGTTACTACCTGCGCTCCCACCCCCGGCACGGGATCTTCCAGAAGGTGCTGCGGGACTTCGCCATCTCCAACTTCGCCGACGGCAACACCGTCGTGAACCTCAAGAACATCGCCCTCCAGCTGGAGAAGCTGCTCGCCAACGCCACCGCCCAGGACCCCGGGGCCGTGGCCGGCGCGGTGGCGAGGACCCGTCCGCTCTTCGACCCGGCCCACCCCATGGAGCCGTACCGTCCCGCGGAGCAGCAGCTGTTCAGCCGTGGCGTCGACGACCCGGTGCTCGCCCTGCGCGCCGCCGTCGACGAGCTGCGCCGCTCGGCCGGGCGGGCCACCGGCGGCGACGCGGCACGGCTGGCCGCCGCGGCCGACGCCGCCGGGGCGATCGCCGGCGAGCTGGACCGGATCGCGGAGGAGCACCGCAAACTCCTCTCCGACCAGGGCAAGGACGCCGCCTCGTCGGCGGAGCTGTACGACCTGGCGAAGCAGTACACCACCGTGTCCGCCGCGGCCGCCGTCGTCCACCTCCACCTCAACGGCGGGCGTTGCGTGGATGCGGCGCTGCGTTCCCCGGCGGTGCTGCTGGTGTGTCTGGAACGGCTGCTCAAGCGGTTCCACCCGAACCGGCGGATCACGGGGCCGCAGGAGATCGCCGAGGTCGCCGCGGCGCTGGCGTCCGCGCACAGCGACGGCCGGCTCTTCTCCTTCAGGGCCTTTCCCGTCAACAGGTGA